tgtccgtctgtcttccACTAACTCTCTATAATGAATCACATGCAAGAATAAACCGGTCACCTTTAGTGCATCATCATTTTTGTTTTCCTCAAAAATTGGCAAAcgtattgatatttttaaaatatatatttattattattaatatattcttgtttatatatatgtagaagcgaaacaaaatttccaatttgttttcgtttaatttAGCCAGCAATTAAAATtgcaagaaaataaataaacttgtttCATAGTATTAcacaaatagtttaaataattaatctaTTGTTTTTCCTTACACCAGCCATTACCTACATGAAAAATCTAGAATCTTTAAATGTCTccaaaaatcgtttaaaacgTTTGCCCTTACAACTTTGGGAGTGCGGCAGACTAAATGAGCTGAATATCAGTGATAATATAGACATATGGCATATACCGGAAAGAATCTCCTACATGCAATCATTGCAAATGTTATCAGCGGATCGTAAGTTTGTATAAAAGTTGTATATAACTTATCTAAATTAAAATCTGTTCTCTATATCCTTTTAAAACAGGTTGTTCCTTACTTTATTTACCCGTGGCTTTAGCAAAATTTATAGACtatttgagaatttttaataattccgCCATTACACACATACCTATTATCTATGAGAAATTCTatcaaaattattatgaaaCACCCACAAAAATGCAAACTGTGTAAGTAAGATTAGGCTCTTAAAAAGTGAACTAATTTGTCACTCTAACTTTTTGTGTTTCCAATTTCTTTTAGACCTGTAAGCAGAGACGATTTCTTTTGGGTTATcgaaaaagaaacatttacCAAACTTCTACTGCCTATCGGTACAAAGAAAGTCTTTCGTGTACCTTCTAAAGAGAATCAAGTGACTCTCTATGATGACTGCCTAAAAGCTTTAGAATACTTAAATAAACTTTCGCCATTTTATGAAAATCCAGTATTGAAATATATACTGCCAGAAAGGTATATGGTAGATCATATACGTAATGGACCTATAGGCAGATGTACGGTATTTAAATGTTCAAATCCTTTATTTACCACCTACTATTTTATGGTGGTTAAGAGGTAGGTGTTTAAAGttgtgttattatttattattttgtattacaaCTCTTTTTCCATTCCAAAAATAGACGTGCCAGCCGATCTAAGCAATtatttacttgttatttttgtacTCAATACTGCGCAAATTTATGGCTAATGGATAATCATAAAAAGTACTATTGTGTGGATTGGGAGGTGTGCGATGATTACAttgatgaaaaattaaagataTAATCATCATAATTAGGTAAAATTTTTAGTTCATAGGTAGCAACCAACATTATAgtacaattatatatattaaaattcaaaaataaatagacaaacttttaataaatcaagaaaaaaactcTCTTTCATTCGATCttgagatagatagatagatagatagatagatagatagatagatagatagatagatagatagatagatagatagatagatagatagatagatagatagatagatagatNNNNNNNNNNNNNNNNNNNNNNNNNNNNNNNNNNNNNNNNNNNNNNNNNNNNNNNNNNNNNNNNNNNNNNNNNNNNNNNNNNNNNNNNNNNNNNNNNNNNcttaatttcattaacgaaataaaaatactattccaaaatgttgcaacatcgtagtgggagcccgttattacgtatttatatgtataagttaataaaccaaaatcaatggtttatgaaaaaagtaccaaaaataggtacaattttcaccccttaaacatccgaataaccaaaaagtactaaatttatattcttattttttcgtcaagttatgaaggagtcaaaaatattgtttgaatgttcactggttttaaagatacatggggtgtaaaaaaagtaccaaaatacagtttttacccgtttattccctaaaggggccgaaattgaaaaaagtaccagacacctgtccgcttattttttaaatgaacgacgataagctttaaactatttttgtatcttttctagtttaggagatatgaggttaccgattttacccgtttttacccttttttaccccctaaacattcgaatttccaaaaatcccgtcttagtggatctatttggtgggagaccaaccccctgtccaaatttcagctctttagctttaaccgtttaggcagTGCggtgatgaatcagtcaatcagtcagtaacgttaaaattttatatatatattattaaattattaatatattattaaacaaaattattgcacagactacaacaaaaataaatatgaaaacaaaaacaaagaaataaacaataacaaacaaatgtcAAAGTACTTGGATAAAGAATGATACACACAATGGTGGGAAGGGGAAGTAATGGAACTTTggatatttgtatttgttgggTGAAGAATAGAACATTGTGGTGTGGCAGGGGGTGATGGTCCGGAATTTATATTTCTGCTAAATGCTAGGTCCTTTTAGATACTTTCTTTTAGGACATCAGTAATTTTGCTATCGTAGATTTTTAATAACGAACATTTTAAGACAATAAATAACCAGAcaagaaaatggaaaattattgtCAGACATCTCTTacattatttttcatcaaaactTCTAGAATTAAAGTCGCACaaacataatttcatttatCTCAAAATACTTACTACTTGGCAA
The window above is part of the Lucilia cuprina isolate Lc7/37 chromosome 6, ASM2204524v1, whole genome shotgun sequence genome. Proteins encoded here:
- the LOC111684654 gene encoding uncharacterized protein LOC111684654 → MKNLESLNVSKNRLKRLPLQLWECGRLNELNISDNIDIWHIPERISYMQSLQMLSADRCSLLYLPVALAKFIDYLRIFNNSAITHIPIIYEKFYQNYYETPTKMQTVPVSRDDFFWVIEKETFTKLLLPIGTKKVFRVPSKENQVTLYDDCLKALEYLNKLSPFYENPVLKYILPERYMVDHIRNGPIGRCTVFKCSNPLFTTYYFMVVKRRASRSKQLFTCYFCTQYCANLWLMDNHKKYYCVDWEVCDDYIDEKLKI